A stretch of the Panicum virgatum strain AP13 chromosome 9N, P.virgatum_v5, whole genome shotgun sequence genome encodes the following:
- the LOC120688427 gene encoding cytochrome P450 89A2-like: MDTQLLLLAALLLLPLAALLLANQRGARRGKNGARLPPGPPGLPLLGNLLLLRRSSSDVEALLRRLVARHGPVVSLRVGSTLSIFVADRRLAHATLVESGAALADRPAATRALLGEGDNTISRSSYGPVWRLLRRNLVAETLHPSRVRLFAPARAWVRRALAETLGREAEEAQARAPPPVMEAFRHAMFCLLVLMCFGERLGEPAVRAIAAAQHAWLMFVARNANTFTFLPALTRILFRGRLQKGIDARRRQKELFLPLIEARRERKKRLDNPGGGGAAAAPDKETTFEHSYVDTLLDIRLPDEGDRALTDQEMANLCSEFLTAGTDTTSTALQWIMAELVKNPAVQEKLYSEIKATCGDEQEEVGEEDTHRMLYLKAVVLEGLRRHPPAHFLLAHKAVEDIEVGGYLIPKGATVNFTVAEMGRDEREWDRPMEFEPERFLPGGDGEGVDVTGSREIKMMPFGVGRRICAGLGIAMLHLEYFVANLVREFEWKEVPGEEVDFTETREFTTVMKKPLRARLVRRATG, translated from the coding sequence ATGGACAcacagctcctcctcctcgccgccctcctcctcctgcccctCGCCGCGCTCCTGCTCGCGAACCAGCGCGGGGCCCGCAGGGGCAAGAACGGCGCCCGCCTCCCGCCGGGCCCGCCGGGCCTGCCGCTCCTCGGcaacctgctgctgctgaggcgcTCCTCGTCCGACGTGGAGGCCCTGCTCCGGCGCCTCGTCGCGCGGCACGGGCCCGTCGTCTCACTGCGCGTGGGCTCCACCCTCTCGATCTtcgtcgccgaccgccgcctCGCGCACGCTACCCTGGTCGAGAGCGGGGCGGCGCTCGCCGACCGCCCGGCCGCCACGCGCGCGCTCCTGGGGGAGGGCGACAACACCATCTCGCGGTCCAGCTACGGGCCCGTGTGGCGTCTCCTCCGCCGCAACCTCGTCGCCGAGACGCTGCACCCGTCGCGGGTCCGGCTGttcgcgcccgcgcgcgcgtgggTGCGCCGCGCGCTCGCGGAGACGCTCGggcgggaggccgaggaggcccAGGCGCGGGCGCCGCCCCCCGTGATGGAGGCGTTCCGGCACGCCATGTTCTGCCTCCTCGTGCTCATGTGCTTCGGCGAGCGGCTGGGCGAGCCCGCGGTGCGCGCCATCGCGGCCGCGCAGCACGCCTGGCTCATGTTCGTGGCCCGGAACGCGAACACGTTCACGTTCTTGCCGGCGCTGACCAGGATCCTCTTCCGCGGCCGCCTCCAGAAGGGGATTGATGCTCGGCGGCGCCAGAAGGAGCTCTTCCTGCCCCTCATCGAGGCGCGGCGGGAGCGCAAGAAGCGGCTGGACaacccaggcggcggcggtgctgcggcGGCACCAGACAAGGAGACGACGTTCGAGCACTCGTACGTGGACACGCTGCTCGACATCAGGCTCCCCGACGAGGGGGACCGCGCGCTCACGGACCAAGAGATGGCAAACCTCTGCTCCGAGTTCCTCACCGCCGGGACCGACACGACGTCCACCGCGCTGCAGTGGATCATGGCCGAGCTGGTCAAGAACCCGGCCGTCCAGGAGAAGCTCTACAGCGAGATCAAGGCGACGTGCGGCGACGAGCAGGAGGAGGTCGGCGAGGAGGACACGCACAGGATGCTGTACCTCAAGGCCGTCGTCCTCGAGGGGCTGCGCCGGCACCCTCCTGCGCACTTCCTGCTGGCGCACAAGGCGGTGGAGGACATCGAGGTCGGCGGGTACCTGATCCCCAAGGGCGCGACGGTGAACTTCACGGTGGCGGAGATGGGCCGGGACGAGCGGGAGTGGGACAGGCCCATGGAGTTCGAGCCGGAGCGGTTCTtgcccggcggcgacggcgagggcgtggACGTGACTGGCAGTAGGGAGATCAAGATGATGCCCTTCGGCGTCGGGCGGCGGATCTGCGCCGGGCTCGGCATCGCCATGCTTCACCTGGAGTACTTCGTTGCCAACTTGGTCAGGGAATTCGAATGGAAAGAGGTGCCCGGCGAGGAGGTGGACTTCACCGAGACGCGCGAGTTCACCACCGTCATGAAGAAACCGCTCCGCGCGCGGCTGGTGCGCAGAGCCACTGGGTGA